One window of the Natronomonas marina genome contains the following:
- a CDS encoding DUF3303 family protein → MKFVATLEHSADNCWAREELKETARAWIGSTEKRAAEHDAELHGSYVTPNEHRMYFVLEAERFDDVTNFLGSPFLEDHDGRIAPVMTFGEVEESVLE, encoded by the coding sequence ATGAAATTCGTCGCGACACTCGAACATTCCGCCGACAATTGCTGGGCACGGGAAGAGCTCAAGGAGACGGCCAGAGCGTGGATCGGGAGTACAGAGAAGCGAGCAGCGGAACACGACGCGGAACTGCACGGCTCGTACGTGACGCCTAACGAGCACAGGATGTACTTCGTGCTGGAAGCCGAGCGTTTCGACGACGTCACCAATTTCCTCGGCTCACCGTTCCTCGAGGACCACGATGGCCGAATCGCACCCGTGATGACGTTCGGCGAGGTCGAGGAAAGCGTCCTCGAGTAA
- a CDS encoding YbjQ family protein — translation MSSEAVSTDVQRSLVATVTTETVAGHEIVEVLGIARGNTVRARNVGRDITQGIRNLAGGELKAYSTLLSDARDQAIERMEADAVEMGADAVVNVRMETSEVTQGASEVIAYGTAVRLD, via the coding sequence ATGTCCTCAGAAGCCGTTTCGACAGACGTACAGCGGTCGCTCGTCGCCACCGTCACGACCGAGACCGTCGCCGGGCACGAGATAGTGGAGGTGCTCGGTATCGCCCGCGGCAACACCGTCCGGGCGCGGAACGTCGGCCGAGACATCACCCAGGGAATACGGAACCTCGCCGGCGGGGAACTGAAGGCCTACTCGACGTTGCTCTCCGATGCCCGCGATCAGGCCATCGAGCGGATGGAAGCGGACGCCGTCGAGATGGGAGCCGATGCCGTCGTGAACGTCCGAATGGAAACGTCCGAGGTGACCCAGGGCGCTTCGGAAGTTATCGCCTACGGTACGGCCGTCAGACTCGACTAA
- a CDS encoding sulfite exporter TauE/SafE family protein, with protein sequence MSTSTSQRLQKSFLKYQHLFVFTAPVLFVLLVFFAAPISGDGGSGYWLEYWWLFPFFLLGATIVNTVGISGSALFVPFLIFIFPVFAYPLEPETLVKVGLISESFGLSSSAIAFVKHGLVDRRLALTLVAGSVPFVVAGAILSFFIPEPLFHAALGVALLTAAYLMFKADLDHEEAAESDATAAADGGTSEELPDDDGKLGPAGVGRDGDGQVTRVDRVGETYRYSLTGYLERFANYSIGGTFQGLAGFGIGELGIISQLRTEVPTRIAIGTNHIVVAATAILASLVHIFGGAIVPGGHALSIAKTPWNMVVFTVPATVTGGQIAPYVSNALDTDVIKKGVGVLFSVISIALFLMATGIGM encoded by the coding sequence ATGAGTACGAGTACGAGTCAACGGCTCCAGAAGTCGTTTCTGAAGTATCAGCACCTCTTCGTCTTCACGGCGCCGGTGCTGTTCGTACTGCTCGTCTTTTTCGCCGCCCCGATCTCGGGCGACGGCGGTTCGGGATACTGGCTGGAGTACTGGTGGCTGTTCCCCTTCTTCCTGCTGGGGGCGACCATCGTCAACACCGTCGGCATCAGCGGGTCGGCGCTGTTCGTCCCGTTCTTGATCTTCATCTTCCCGGTCTTCGCGTATCCCCTCGAACCGGAGACGCTGGTGAAGGTGGGGCTGATCAGCGAGTCCTTCGGACTGTCCAGTTCCGCCATCGCGTTCGTCAAGCACGGCCTCGTCGACCGGCGACTGGCGCTGACGCTCGTCGCCGGCAGCGTCCCGTTCGTCGTGGCCGGCGCCATCCTGTCGTTCTTCATCCCGGAGCCGCTGTTCCACGCCGCACTCGGCGTTGCGCTCCTGACGGCGGCGTACCTCATGTTCAAAGCGGACCTCGACCACGAGGAGGCCGCCGAAAGCGACGCGACGGCGGCGGCCGACGGCGGTACGTCCGAGGAGTTGCCCGACGACGACGGCAAACTCGGGCCGGCCGGCGTCGGCAGGGACGGCGACGGACAGGTCACTCGCGTCGACCGCGTCGGCGAGACCTACCGGTACTCGCTGACGGGCTATCTCGAACGGTTCGCCAACTACAGCATCGGCGGGACGTTTCAGGGGCTGGCTGGCTTCGGCATCGGCGAACTCGGGATCATCTCCCAGCTCCGGACGGAGGTCCCGACCCGGATCGCTATCGGGACGAACCACATCGTCGTCGCGGCCACGGCCATCCTGGCCTCGCTCGTCCACATATTCGGCGGGGCCATCGTTCCCGGCGGCCACGCGCTGAGCATCGCCAAGACGCCGTGGAACATGGTCGTCTTCACCGTGCCGGCGACCGTCACCGGCGGCCAGATAGCCCCCTACGTCTCGAACGCCCTGGACACCGACGTGATCAAGAAGGGCGTGGGCGTCCTCTTTTCGGTCATCTCGATCGCGCTGTTCCTGATGGCGACCGGGATCGGGATGTGA
- a CDS encoding LLM class flavin-dependent oxidoreductase, with the protein MPTDLITLSADGSVSDLAVRAEALGYDCLWTGELWGRDSLVALTAAAEATEGIDLGTAIVNTYGRTPATLAQAAATIQRISGGRFRLGLGTSTGKVVEDLHGMAFENPPRRFHETAELTRRFLTGEGRIEYDGQVFSVADFPSLETDVPVYGAALGPAMRRAVGRTVDGWLPHNIPFHDLGAAFETVAEAAREADRDPADITVAPYVPSAVSEDPEEAVETVRGHIAYYVGSGAGYRAAVAAHYEGTDEIAAAWQAGDRAGAREAVTDEMVEGLAVAGTPDRAREQFDDIAALDVVDRPIVAVPGGASDAVTDRTVETLAPARR; encoded by the coding sequence ATGCCAACAGACCTCATCACGTTGAGCGCGGACGGTAGCGTCTCGGACCTAGCGGTCCGGGCCGAAGCACTGGGGTACGACTGTCTGTGGACCGGTGAACTGTGGGGCCGTGACTCGCTCGTTGCGCTGACGGCCGCCGCGGAGGCGACCGAGGGGATCGATCTGGGAACCGCCATCGTCAACACGTACGGGCGAACGCCCGCGACGCTGGCCCAGGCCGCAGCCACCATCCAGAGGATTTCCGGCGGCCGCTTCCGTCTCGGTTTGGGGACGAGCACCGGCAAGGTCGTCGAGGACCTCCACGGCATGGCCTTCGAGAACCCGCCGCGTCGCTTCCACGAGACCGCCGAACTCACCCGGCGGTTCCTCACCGGCGAGGGACGTATCGAATACGACGGCCAGGTGTTCTCGGTCGCGGACTTCCCCTCCCTGGAAACCGACGTGCCGGTCTACGGGGCCGCTCTCGGGCCGGCGATGCGCCGTGCCGTCGGCCGGACCGTCGACGGCTGGCTCCCGCACAACATCCCGTTCCACGACCTGGGGGCGGCCTTCGAGACGGTCGCCGAGGCCGCCCGCGAGGCCGACCGCGACCCCGCCGACATCACGGTCGCCCCGTACGTCCCGTCGGCTGTCAGCGAGGACCCAGAGGAGGCCGTCGAGACCGTCCGGGGACACATCGCGTACTACGTCGGTAGCGGGGCGGGTTACCGGGCCGCGGTGGCCGCCCACTACGAGGGAACGGACGAGATCGCGGCGGCCTGGCAGGCAGGCGACCGCGCCGGCGCGCGGGAGGCAGTCACCGACGAGATGGTCGAGGGACTGGCGGTGGCGGGCACGCCCGACCGGGCCCGCGAGCAGTTCGACGACATCGCGGCGCTCGATGTCGTCGACCGGCCGATCGTCGCCGTCCCCGGAGGCGCCAGCGACGCCGTCACCGACCGGACCGTCGAGACGCTGGCCCCGGCCCGGAGGTAG
- a CDS encoding metallophosphoesterase, with product MKLGVISDTHDNVPAVQAAMDRFASANVEAVVHCGDFISPPVVPHLDLDGVPVHAVRGNNDGEREGLIDAFGSLDGGRLHGRFAELEFGGLEFAVLHGEQRPVIEALAASGEYDYVLHGHWHVRERREVGETTVVNPGAHFPTVGDDDRTVAVVDTDADDVEFLGVEDSV from the coding sequence ATGAAGCTCGGCGTCATCTCCGACACCCACGACAACGTCCCGGCAGTGCAGGCGGCAATGGATCGCTTTGCGTCCGCGAACGTCGAGGCCGTCGTCCACTGCGGCGACTTCATCTCGCCGCCGGTCGTCCCGCACCTGGACCTGGATGGCGTGCCGGTCCACGCCGTCCGCGGCAACAACGACGGCGAACGGGAGGGGCTGATCGACGCCTTCGGATCGCTTGACGGCGGTCGGCTCCACGGCCGGTTCGCGGAACTGGAGTTCGGCGGCCTTGAGTTCGCTGTCCTGCACGGCGAACAGCGGCCGGTCATCGAGGCGCTTGCAGCCTCGGGGGAGTACGACTACGTCCTCCACGGGCACTGGCACGTCCGGGAGCGCCGTGAGGTCGGCGAGACGACGGTCGTCAACCCCGGGGCGCACTTCCCGACCGTCGGCGACGACGACCGGACGGTCGCCGTCGTCGACACGGACGCCGACGACGTCGAGTTCCTCGGCGTCGAGGACTCCGTATGA
- a CDS encoding KH domain-containing protein has translation MKHVTVPDDRIGVLIGEGGETMREIESRAEVRLDIDSETGSVKIESVGDPILGLKGPDIVEAIGRGFAPEEAMRLLDDEMQLFDIVDIEAATRNKNDLRRQKGRLIGEDGRTRELMEELSGADVVIYGTTLGIIGKPEQVEAVRSAAEMILDGAPHGAVYSFLERRHSEMKSNDIEYHQFTG, from the coding sequence ATGAAACACGTCACTGTTCCCGACGACCGCATCGGCGTGCTCATCGGCGAGGGGGGTGAGACCATGCGGGAGATCGAGTCCCGCGCCGAGGTCCGTCTGGACATCGACAGCGAGACGGGGTCGGTGAAGATCGAGTCCGTCGGCGACCCCATCCTCGGGCTGAAGGGGCCGGACATCGTCGAGGCCATCGGCCGCGGGTTCGCTCCGGAGGAGGCGATGCGCCTGCTCGACGACGAGATGCAACTGTTCGACATCGTCGACATCGAGGCGGCCACGCGGAACAAGAACGACCTCCGGCGGCAGAAGGGCCGTCTCATCGGCGAGGACGGCCGGACCCGCGAACTGATGGAGGAACTCAGCGGTGCCGACGTGGTCATCTACGGAACGACGCTCGGCATCATCGGCAAGCCCGAACAGGTCGAGGCCGTCCGCAGTGCCGCCGAGATGATACTCGACGGCGCGCCTCACGGGGCGGTCTACTCGTTTCTGGAGCGCCGCCACAGCGAGATGAAGTCCAACGACATCGAGTACCACCAGTTCACGGGCTGA
- a CDS encoding glutaredoxin family protein, which produces MTFDPNEPELDADAVAQRVDGAIENNEVALFMKGDELMPQCGYSERALGLIKQYRDDVEVIDTLQNLDAFRAELEAHSGWETIPQTFVDGEFVGGSDILTELEERGELAETLNVPDATAEESAATDDAEAPF; this is translated from the coding sequence ATGACCTTCGACCCGAACGAACCCGAACTCGACGCCGACGCGGTGGCACAGCGCGTCGACGGCGCCATCGAGAACAACGAGGTCGCACTGTTCATGAAGGGCGACGAACTGATGCCGCAGTGCGGCTACTCCGAGCGCGCGCTCGGACTGATAAAACAGTACCGCGACGACGTCGAGGTGATCGACACGCTCCAGAACCTCGACGCCTTCCGGGCAGAACTGGAGGCCCACAGCGGCTGGGAGACGATCCCGCAGACCTTCGTCGACGGCGAGTTCGTCGGCGGCAGCGACATCCTGACGGAACTCGAGGAGCGCGGCGAACTCGCGGAGACGCTGAACGTTCCGGACGCGACAGCGGAAGAAAGCGCAGCGACCGACGACGCCGAGGCCCCGTTCTGA
- the thsA gene encoding thermosome subunit alpha, producing the protein MGNQPLIVLSEESQRTSGRDAQSMNITAGKAVAESVRTTLGPKGMDKMLVDSTGNVVVTNDGVTILGEMDIEHPAANMIVEVAETQEEEVGDGTTTSVVIAGELLSKAEDLLEQDIHATILAQGYRQAAAEAKEILEDIAIDVDADDTEILESIAATAMTGKGAEASKDLLAELTVQAVRAVADDGDIDTDNIKIEKVVGGAVDESELVEGVIVGKERVHDNMPYFAEDADIALLDTPIEVKETEIDAEVNVTDPDQLEQFLEQEERQLREMVDKLKEVGADVVFCQKGIDDMAQHYLAQEGIIAVRRAKKSDMKALARSTGGRVVSNIDDITEEDLGFAGSVAQKDIAGEEKIFVEDVEEARAVTLILRGGTEHVVDEVERAVEDSLGVVRTTLDEGKVLPGGGAPETALALGLRDYADSVGGREQLAVEAFADAVDVIPRTLAENAGLDPIDSLVDLRSQHADDGSVFGLDAYTGDVVDMEDDGVVEPLRVKTQAIESATEAAVMILRIDDVIAAGDLKGGSSDDDDGEDMPGGAGGPGGGMGGMGGGMGGMGGGMGGMM; encoded by the coding sequence ATGGGCAACCAGCCCCTCATCGTTCTCTCGGAGGAGAGCCAGCGAACGTCCGGGCGCGACGCCCAGTCGATGAACATCACCGCCGGCAAGGCGGTCGCCGAGTCCGTACGGACGACGCTCGGTCCCAAAGGGATGGACAAGATGCTCGTCGACTCGACGGGCAACGTCGTCGTCACGAACGACGGCGTCACCATCCTCGGCGAGATGGACATCGAGCACCCGGCGGCCAACATGATCGTCGAGGTCGCCGAGACACAGGAGGAGGAGGTCGGTGACGGCACGACCACGTCGGTCGTCATCGCCGGCGAACTCCTCTCGAAGGCCGAGGACCTCCTCGAACAGGACATCCACGCCACCATCCTCGCACAGGGGTACCGGCAGGCCGCCGCCGAGGCCAAGGAGATTCTCGAGGACATCGCCATCGACGTCGACGCCGACGACACCGAGATCCTCGAGTCCATCGCCGCCACGGCGATGACCGGCAAGGGCGCCGAGGCCTCGAAGGACCTGCTGGCGGAACTCACCGTCCAGGCCGTCCGTGCGGTCGCCGACGACGGCGACATCGACACGGACAACATCAAGATCGAGAAGGTCGTCGGCGGCGCCGTCGACGAGTCCGAACTCGTCGAGGGCGTCATCGTGGGCAAGGAGCGCGTCCACGACAACATGCCGTACTTCGCCGAGGACGCCGACATCGCGCTGCTGGACACGCCCATCGAGGTCAAGGAGACCGAGATCGACGCCGAGGTCAACGTCACCGACCCCGATCAGCTCGAGCAGTTCCTCGAGCAGGAGGAACGCCAACTGCGGGAGATGGTGGACAAGCTCAAGGAGGTCGGCGCTGACGTCGTCTTCTGCCAGAAGGGCATCGACGACATGGCCCAGCACTACCTCGCCCAGGAGGGCATCATCGCCGTCCGCCGGGCGAAGAAGTCCGACATGAAGGCGCTGGCCCGCTCGACCGGCGGCCGCGTCGTCTCCAACATCGACGACATCACCGAGGAAGACCTCGGCTTCGCCGGCTCCGTCGCCCAGAAGGACATCGCCGGCGAGGAGAAGATCTTCGTCGAGGACGTCGAGGAGGCCCGCGCGGTCACGCTCATCCTCCGCGGCGGCACCGAGCACGTCGTCGACGAGGTCGAGCGCGCAGTCGAGGACAGCCTCGGCGTCGTCCGCACGACGCTGGACGAGGGCAAGGTCCTGCCCGGCGGCGGCGCCCCCGAGACGGCGCTGGCGCTCGGCCTGCGTGACTACGCCGACTCCGTCGGCGGCCGCGAGCAGCTGGCCGTCGAGGCTTTCGCCGACGCCGTCGACGTCATCCCGCGGACGCTGGCGGAGAACGCCGGTCTCGACCCCATCGACTCGCTGGTCGACCTCCGCAGCCAGCACGCCGACGACGGCTCCGTCTTCGGGCTGGACGCCTACACCGGCGACGTCGTCGACATGGAAGACGACGGCGTCGTCGAGCCGCTCCGCGTGAAGACCCAGGCCATCGAGTCCGCCACCGAGGCGGCCGTGATGATCCTCCGCATCGACGACGTCATCGCCGCCGGCGACCTGAAGGGCGGTAGCTCCGACGACGACGACGGCGAGGACATGCCCGGCGGTGCCGGCGGCCCCGGCGGCGGCATGGGCGGCATGGGCGGCGGCATGGGCGGCATGGGCGGCGGCATGGGCGGCATGATGTAA
- a CDS encoding CDP-2,3-bis-(O-geranylgeranyl)-sn-glycerol synthase — MVVETVVVAVWAMLPAYVPNNAAVLAGGGRPIDGGRTLSDGKRALGDGKTWRGTAVGTAVGVAVALVLNRLRPVATDATGVGVPEFPLLAAVALAFGAMLGDILASFLKRRTGRERGAAFPGVDQLDFVVVSLALTLLVATEWFLATFTLPVLVAVVVLTPLLHVSTNGIAYALGLKDEPW, encoded by the coding sequence ATGGTAGTCGAGACGGTCGTCGTCGCGGTGTGGGCGATGCTGCCCGCGTACGTCCCGAACAACGCGGCGGTGCTGGCCGGCGGTGGCCGCCCGATTGACGGCGGTCGGACCCTCTCGGACGGGAAGCGCGCCCTCGGCGACGGCAAGACCTGGCGAGGGACCGCCGTCGGCACCGCCGTCGGCGTCGCCGTCGCCCTAGTTCTCAACCGGCTCCGGCCGGTCGCCACCGACGCGACCGGGGTCGGCGTCCCCGAGTTCCCGCTGCTCGCGGCCGTGGCGCTCGCCTTCGGTGCGATGCTCGGTGACATTCTCGCGTCGTTCCTCAAGCGCCGGACCGGCCGGGAGCGCGGCGCCGCCTTCCCGGGCGTCGACCAGCTGGACTTCGTGGTCGTCTCGCTGGCACTGACGCTTCTCGTGGCGACCGAATGGTTCCTGGCGACGTTCACGCTGCCCGTCCTCGTCGCCGTCGTCGTCCTCACGCCGCTGTTGCACGTCTCGACGAACGGTATCGCGTACGCGCTGGGACTGAAGGACGAACCCTGGTAG
- a CDS encoding proline dehydrogenase family protein, with amino-acid sequence MIPPIARRFVAGETAAAAMDHARQLNDDGVGAILNLLGEHYEARGPADEDADTYRDLLAELGATDLDACISVKPSQLGLDVGEALFRENLGRVVDAAAEHDRFVWVDMEDHTTTDATLDAFETQVRRYPEMGLCLQANLERTPGDVERLADLPGKVRLVKGAYEEPADIAYTDKARVDAAYRDLLELAFETFDGGVAVGSHDPEMIALAGDLHEAYGTDYEVQMLMGVREDAQRELAADGVTVYQYAPYGTRWLSYFYRRVMERKENALFALRAVVSG; translated from the coding sequence ATGATACCGCCAATCGCCCGACGGTTCGTCGCCGGCGAGACGGCCGCCGCCGCGATGGACCACGCTCGCCAGCTCAACGACGACGGCGTCGGCGCGATTCTCAACCTCCTCGGCGAGCACTACGAGGCGCGCGGCCCGGCCGACGAGGACGCCGACACCTACCGCGACCTCCTGGCGGAACTCGGCGCGACGGACCTGGACGCCTGCATCTCGGTGAAGCCCTCACAGCTCGGTCTCGACGTCGGCGAGGCACTCTTCCGGGAGAACCTCGGGCGCGTCGTCGACGCCGCCGCGGAGCACGACCGGTTCGTCTGGGTGGACATGGAGGACCACACGACCACCGACGCGACACTGGACGCCTTCGAGACCCAGGTCCGGCGCTACCCCGAGATGGGGCTCTGCCTGCAGGCGAACCTCGAACGGACGCCGGGCGACGTCGAACGGCTGGCGGATTTGCCGGGGAAGGTCCGTCTGGTGAAGGGCGCCTACGAGGAACCGGCCGACATCGCCTACACGGACAAGGCGCGCGTCGACGCGGCCTACCGCGACCTCCTCGAACTCGCCTTCGAGACGTTCGACGGCGGGGTCGCGGTCGGAAGTCACGACCCCGAGATGATAGCCCTGGCCGGCGACCTCCACGAGGCGTACGGCACCGACTACGAGGTACAGATGCTGATGGGCGTCCGCGAGGACGCCCAGCGAGAACTGGCCGCCGACGGCGTCACCGTCTACCAGTACGCCCCCTACGGGACCCGGTGGCTGTCGTACTTCTACCGTCGCGTCATGGAGCGCAAGGAGAACGCCCTGTTCGCGCTGCGGGCGGTCGTGAGCGGGTAG
- a CDS encoding DUF502 domain-containing protein, whose amino-acid sequence MLPSSWKRDIASGLVILVPLIVTAYVVAVIYRTIASIPYVDSVLTNQDPIVQVAITLVLFALLVLSIGYLMRTTLGDLLEAALDNIMNQLPGLRVVYNASKMAVETAVSGPEDLQTPVKIETWNGMRMTAFKTGKTTPDGRDVLFLPTAPNITTGFVVEVEPDQYEEVNESVEDALTRILSAGFGENQNTGIAIDVTEGGPVARADEKETTDD is encoded by the coding sequence ATGCTGCCGTCCTCCTGGAAGCGAGACATCGCGAGCGGGCTCGTCATCCTCGTGCCCCTCATCGTCACGGCGTACGTCGTCGCCGTCATCTACCGGACCATAGCGAGCATCCCCTACGTCGATAGCGTGCTGACCAACCAGGACCCCATCGTCCAGGTGGCCATCACGCTCGTGCTGTTCGCACTCCTGGTCCTCTCCATCGGGTACCTGATGCGGACCACGCTGGGTGACCTTCTGGAGGCCGCCCTCGACAATATCATGAACCAGTTGCCGGGGCTCCGCGTCGTCTACAACGCCTCGAAGATGGCCGTCGAGACCGCGGTCTCCGGTCCCGAGGACCTCCAGACGCCCGTGAAGATAGAGACCTGGAACGGGATGCGGATGACGGCGTTCAAGACGGGAAAGACGACGCCGGACGGCCGAGATGTCCTCTTTTTGCCGACCGCCCCCAACATCACGACCGGCTTCGTCGTCGAGGTCGAACCCGACCAGTACGAGGAGGTAAACGAGAGCGTGGAGGACGCCCTGACGCGAATCCTCAGCGCCGGCTTCGGCGAGAACCAGAACACAGGCATCGCCATCGACGTGACGGAGGGCGGTCCGGTCGCCAGGGCCGACGAGAAGGAGACCACCGACGACTGA
- a CDS encoding MATE family efflux transporter, with amino-acid sequence MRERLLSVWRRVLSLSWPVMVEQTTRTLMRTVDIVVTALFSPVAVAAIGLADLYARFPLWVGLGMGSGAIALSSQDTGSGATANRDEAISQALVVGAVVGVPFAVLGVSFGRPAIALLGAPAEVARVGGRYLAIVLATAPARHVGLIAARSLQGTGDTRTPMYVNIVANGLNIAGSVILGLGLFGAPRLAVVGVGISTATANVFTATMLLVALATDWADANLTRPRDLVITSQLLRVSAPSVAEGLASTLAEFPLNAILLGFGTEINAAFHIGRRLYQQVTGPLSRGFYVGASVLVGQSLGESDPAEARFRGWATVALGALTVGSVGALLAVAAEPVVSAFADDATTARHATNFARVYGLTAPFLVTFAVLQGSLAGASETRLPFLARTSGMALFMLGFTYLVGVVLGYGVVGAYAGIGLTFVWMALVVTVGFYGGGWAERAASMLEERGSLPSE; translated from the coding sequence ATGCGCGAGCGGCTCCTGTCGGTGTGGCGCCGCGTCCTGTCGCTGTCGTGGCCGGTGATGGTCGAGCAGACGACGCGGACGCTGATGCGGACCGTCGACATCGTCGTGACGGCGCTGTTCTCGCCGGTGGCCGTCGCGGCGATCGGTCTCGCGGACCTCTACGCCAGGTTCCCCCTGTGGGTTGGCCTCGGGATGGGCAGCGGTGCAATCGCGCTGTCCTCGCAGGACACCGGGAGCGGCGCGACCGCGAACCGCGACGAGGCCATCTCGCAGGCGCTCGTCGTCGGCGCCGTCGTCGGCGTCCCCTTCGCCGTTCTCGGCGTCTCGTTCGGTCGACCCGCGATCGCGCTGCTCGGTGCGCCCGCGGAGGTCGCCCGCGTCGGCGGGCGGTACCTCGCTATCGTCCTTGCGACGGCTCCCGCCCGTCACGTCGGTCTCATCGCCGCCCGCTCGCTCCAGGGGACGGGCGACACGCGAACGCCGATGTACGTCAACATCGTCGCCAACGGCCTCAACATCGCCGGGTCGGTGATCCTCGGACTGGGGCTGTTCGGGGCGCCGCGGCTGGCCGTCGTTGGCGTCGGAATCTCGACGGCGACCGCGAACGTGTTCACCGCGACGATGCTCCTCGTCGCGCTCGCGACCGACTGGGCCGACGCGAACCTCACCCGACCACGGGACCTCGTCATCACCAGCCAGTTGCTCCGCGTGAGCGCGCCGTCGGTCGCCGAGGGCCTCGCCTCGACGCTGGCGGAGTTCCCGCTCAACGCCATCCTGCTCGGCTTCGGGACGGAGATAAACGCCGCATTCCACATCGGCCGCCGGCTCTACCAGCAGGTGACTGGGCCGCTCTCCCGGGGGTTCTACGTTGGCGCGAGCGTGCTCGTGGGGCAATCGCTCGGCGAAAGCGATCCAGCCGAGGCCCGGTTCCGGGGCTGGGCGACCGTCGCGCTCGGCGCCCTGACGGTCGGGAGCGTCGGCGCGCTGCTGGCCGTCGCGGCCGAGCCCGTCGTCTCGGCGTTCGCCGACGACGCAACCACCGCCCGGCACGCGACGAACTTCGCCCGCGTCTACGGGCTCACCGCGCCATTCCTCGTCACGTTCGCGGTGCTACAGGGGTCGCTGGCGGGCGCCAGCGAGACGCGCCTGCCCTTCCTCGCACGTACCTCCGGGATGGCCCTCTTCATGCTCGGGTTCACCTACCTGGTCGGCGTCGTGCTCGGGTACGGCGTCGTCGGCGCGTACGCCGGGATCGGGCTGACGTTCGTCTGGATGGCGCTCGTCGTCACCGTCGGCTTCTACGGGGGCGGCTGGGCCGAGCGGGCGGCCTCGATGCTCGAGGAGCGCGGGAGCCTCCCCTCGGAGTGA
- a CDS encoding gamma-glutamylcyclotransferase family protein: MDAFVYGTLRDPDRAREVLGHADFGPDARLVGLRRVESRYPTLAPGGETEGRVLRLAEGDLDTLDAYEGLDRGLYVRVRVPSDRGEVWTYVGDPDALGVDVTWPGDGVLRNRVERYVEERDVRVEL, encoded by the coding sequence ATGGACGCCTTCGTCTACGGGACGCTCCGGGACCCGGACCGGGCCCGCGAGGTGCTCGGGCACGCCGATTTCGGGCCGGACGCACGGCTCGTCGGTCTCCGTCGCGTCGAGAGCCGGTATCCGACGCTCGCGCCGGGCGGGGAGACTGAGGGGCGGGTGCTACGGCTGGCCGAGGGCGACCTTGATACGCTCGACGCCTACGAGGGTCTCGACCGGGGGCTCTACGTCCGCGTCCGGGTGCCGAGCGACCGCGGCGAGGTGTGGACCTACGTCGGCGACCCCGACGCTCTCGGGGTGGATGTCACCTGGCCGGGCGACGGTGTCCTCCGGAACCGCGTCGAACGGTACGTCGAGGAACGCGACGTCCGCGTCGAACTGTAA
- a CDS encoding helix-turn-helix transcriptional regulator, producing MTENTEELRDIFKDVADEDTVTETQEEPRGSLTAERASEERLVEIVERMRADHEFETALSDEELAGVVERFYEGDSDAAIADALDVSRRDVFRARMDLHLVRDRDTDPPFELTDLRELLAEEYPTSEIAERLDVFRARMDLHLVRDRDTDPPFELTDLRELLAEEYPTSEIAERLDVSASTVRRYRRVVEAQNESRRVSERFQSEFEDVLLETEMSEQFTDDVAEDGLEEATEGTETNVSF from the coding sequence GTGACCGAAAACACGGAAGAGTTGCGGGATATATTCAAGGATGTCGCGGACGAAGATACCGTGACAGAAACCCAAGAGGAACCCCGAGGCTCGCTGACCGCCGAGCGCGCGTCCGAGGAACGACTCGTCGAGATAGTCGAGCGGATGCGGGCCGACCACGAGTTCGAGACCGCGCTGTCCGACGAGGAACTCGCAGGGGTCGTCGAACGGTTCTACGAGGGCGACTCCGACGCCGCTATCGCCGACGCCCTCGACGTCTCGCGCCGCGACGTCTTCCGCGCCCGTATGGACCTCCATCTCGTCCGCGACCGGGATACCGACCCCCCCTTCGAACTCACCGACCTCCGGGAGTTGCTCGCCGAGGAGTACCCCACGAGCGAGATCGCCGAGCGCCTCGACGTCTTCCGCGCCCGTATGGACCTCCATCTCGTCCGCGACCGGGATACCGACCCCCCCTTCGAACTCACCGACCTCCGGGAGTTGCTCGCCGAGGAGTACCCCACGAGCGAGATCGCCGAGCGCCTCGACGTCTCCGCGTCGACGGTCCGGCGGTATCGCCGGGTCGTCGAGGCCCAAAACGAATCACGACGCGTCAGCGAACGCTTCCAAAGCGAGTTCGAGGACGTCCTCCTCGAGACCGAGATGAGCGAGCAGTTCACCGACGACGTGGCCGAGGACGGCCTCGAAGAGGCGACCGAAGGCACCGAGACGAACGTCTCCTTCTGA